Genomic window (Musa acuminata AAA Group cultivar baxijiao chromosome BXJ1-9, Cavendish_Baxijiao_AAA, whole genome shotgun sequence):
GACAAAAGAAAGCATGATATGAGATGGTTTTAATTTAGGGAGAAATAGCCTAGTGCATGATGTAATGATACGGTATTTAGGAACGGTATCTTTATGCAATTTGACCAAGGTACTGTTTTTGTAACTCAAAACTCTCATCCATGAGGTTGCAGAAAAGCAGCTTGACGTGATGCTACCGGAGAACATAATAAGCTAATCATGGCACTTCCTAGATCAGAAATAAAACAAACTTAAAGATTGATATTGTTGCTTGAATGAAGCATATTACATTGTTTCATACTATCATGCATTGTTTTGTGTGCAACTTTCTTTGACTTTAAATTGTCAATAGAATGGCATTCTCCTCCAATGGAAGGTGATAAAGAAAACTAACATGAGACACTTTTCTCATAGTATCAATATATAGCTTAGTTAACAAAACCTGACTGAACCAGATGGTCGAACTGAGAAAATTGGAATTGGATCATTAACTGATCTGATTCACTTATTGGATCAATTATGTTAAAAACCGAAACAAAACAATTGGCCTGGTTGGTTGTTGGAATCGGCTGGGTTACATAAAACCGATCCGAATATGCAATTTAGCTAATATTACATAAGTACACTTAGCTTAAATCTTTCTTATTATTTGCTCTATAGGACACGGCAATTTAATAAGGATTAAGGTGAGAAAAAGACGATCTTCCTTATGTGATCATTTCTCCCCAACCTCTCTTCCTTCGGCCATCTTCCCCCGTTATATCCTCATTTCCCCCCACCACCATTCTCTCTTTCTACCCCTCCTCTCCGTGTCTTCTCTTCACCTCCTCTCTCCCAAaccctcttttttcttctttctgtatcttctatttttttcttctcctttggTACTCTACGGTCTTCTCCTCTTCTTGTGTCGCTCTTGTTCCTAAGGTGATCTTCTCGTTGTTGTCTCTTTTATTGTGCTTCATTTTATTAATGGAACTTTCACTTTGACTTTCATCATACATGGACGTTACATCTATATCAATATTCTTGCTCAAGTAACTGAATTACGTATTAACTTCTTAACTTTTAAATATTATCACATGTTATTTAATTTGGATAAAGGTTTATACTTATAGTGTTGGTTGATTGATGTTATTATTTGTCATATTCTGTACAATTGAAGGTTTATTTTCATTTGCCAAAGATTgttcttttttattaattttagtattttagagttttaatgcatataattttaaattattgtatttaatttaaaatattcattaattaaaCATGCAGTCTGACTAATTGATCGATCGACTTGACGGATGACTCAATGACCCAAGACTTGGCGAATTGCTTCCTGATTTGATTACTAACTATGCGTTACAGTCATATGCCAAAATGATACAAAATGATACtacatatatatgaataaaaGATATTCTACATACCTTTTTAATGTGGCTTATACTAAATGATACAAACATCTCCTTGAGTGCTTTGGCTTCCTCACACAAGTCAACAAGATTCTTGTTCTTGGCTTTAGACGAACCTTGCACCTGTTTGTGAGAAGCATGGAGCATTGTTGTTAGACTAAAGATGAGATTGCAGGTAGATTAAACTGAACCAAAGAAATGTATGGTTTCATTCAGAATGGCCTGCTGATAGCATGCTTGCACATAGAAAATGCCATTCCCTGGATGGTTGTAAGATCCAATCCAAATGCAATACAAGTTTAAATGCTTAGGCACAGTGGAAGTTGTAAACTACTTGTTCTAGACTTTATCTCCATTAACTGCAGCAGTCCACCTAAGGTCCAACCTTGATGCAATTCAAATTAATATGCTTAGACATGAAGATCTATAATTAACTGCAGCAGTCttaactttaaattttttttcatatttttgtgTTTTAGAAGATATAACCGTTAAATATGATACTTATGCCACATCAGCAATGTTTCTACTTTCTAGTTAGGTCGTCAACCCTATTTGACAAAGCGGGATACAAACTATCAGTCCATCCTTCTCTTACATGCATACAAAGGAAAGGAGGAGAGACCGGAGAAGCTGAAAGTAAATATCTACAAAAATGAAAAACATGCCAGATGACTAACCATCCAATGTAAGAAAACAGTTGAAGAGATAGTCAAATACTATAACATGTTGAATTGCAAACCTGCATACAGACAAGCTGAGAGTCACCTAGAACATGAATTTGCTTAAATCCTTTTTTAAGAGCATGCCTCAGGCCTAAAATTAATGCCCTGTAGTCAGCAGTGTCATTGGTCACAGCACCCAAGCCTTCACGGAGTCGAGAAATCTATTTTCagacattaaaaaaatatatataatacaaaACAAAATCATCTAAAATATAAGACAAAGTTAAGAGGATGATCTATATTTACCACACTTCCATCTTCAGTTCGAAGGATTACACCAGCACCACCTTTACTAGCTTTTCCTGCTGGAGCCCCATCAAATTCAAGAGTACATGACATCTGTAGACAAATAGATGAAATTGATCTGTTACTGGATGATACATGAAAAGACAGAAAGAGAACTAATTAAACTTGGAAGCTCTAGAAAATGACCGCCATAACATATAAATAGATAACcatgaaaaaattaaatttattgtgCATAGTGACATGACAATAAAATGGTTGCATTAGTTAGCATATGATGCTCCATTATTCTCCAAGATCACGTGGCATCATCTTAAGACATGTAGGAATGAGTGAGAGCACCATTACTACACAAATAGTTCAAGTCTTCCTTCAAATTTAGACCTAAGTTTGGTTTGAAACAGTAATAAAAGAATATGAGGGCATATCCTTCACAAACTTAAATTGAGTCGAAGAACCATGCACACCGCCGTGTATTCAATCTAGTTTTTGTTTGTTTGCTAGACCTTAATAATGTATTCCACACAACATTATCAAACAGAGGAAGTCTTTATGTTCAAATGCCATTTCAAGTTATAAAATCGAAGATGAGTTAAAATACGGGCGATTTCCTGAGAAAAGCCCCAACTTTTGGATTTTCCGGGACCGCACATCCCATTTTATATTTCTCAAAGAGGGCGTATTTTCTTTATAAAAAGATTATAATATCCttattataaaaagaaaaattgctGCCAAAACCTAATTCGGACCAAACTGAACTTTTGGCTGAAACAATCCAGTATTATGCAGAGCcgtttatagtgtttttgaatactgaacaaaaaaaaaaaaacaatgtatCTTCATTTAAAAACATTGTAATTAGAAAATGTCACatccttttttttattgtcattcCTTCACAATCACAAATATTATAAGATTTCTTAAATATTTAGACCTAAATTTGAGATAAAATGAAAATTTCAGAATTTTTATCATGCATTATCTTGgaatataattttcatctaaaacCATTCAATttctcatacaaattattttacaATACTTCAAAAAGGTTGATGGACATCGATAGTGAAAATTTCAATTAATTGAAACTTATTTACATTGTTTTTTAATAGAATTACACTATTTTGGTTCAGTGATATAATCAAAAACCAATTTAAAACTCTCAAATAAATCCCTTGAAACCTACAATAAGGTTGATAATAAAGATTGATGGGATttctaataaattaaaataaggtTATAGTGTTCAGAAACACTGTAATAAGGAACACTATTCAAAAACTTTATACAAGTATTATACCAAACCGTTTGGCTGGTTCAGTCTTAGCTATGTTTCAGTGGTAATTTCAAAAATTAAAGTAGCTTAGCTGTCAATGAGGTTATTTTTGTCATTTAGAAAAGTTGAGATATCTTTATGAATTTTGGAAATGAGAAGGCCCACCCAAGAAAAACCAAAACTTAGAGCTTTTTCTGGGAAATCGCCTTTAGAGTATCTATTACATATCCATTCAATGAGCATATATCTGTAATAAGAATGACAAAGTTATGGAGAAGAACATGTAAGCAGAAATAACTTTTCATCCATCAGTAAAAGAATGACATGGCAAGTAATGAAAGAGAGGCCCTTCCAAGCACATTGTGACAGAACAACATGCTTTAAGCatccttacaaaaaaaaaaactcacagAATTATCAGATGGTTGTTTTTGTTGGCTGGAATACTCCAATTTGAGATGTTTCTTCACTGGTTCATCTGTGGTAACACTAATCTTTTCAGGCAAATCTGCGATAGGACTAGCTACAGTAGGTTCCTGCATGACAACAAAAATACCCAAATAGAACTTGGAAAAAAGAATACACAAATGGATGATCCAGTAACCtcagaaggaaaaaaaaggaagtaTGATCTCAACATGGTGTTTGTCTTATGAAAGGTGAGCCACATTATATTTTTTACAGTTATTACTTTTAATATCCAGTGTCAATGCTACACCAGAGTAGCCATGTGGCAGCATGGCTTAGCACTCGTTCATGTGCCATTCCAGCAGGCTGCCCTGCATTAATAATGCCAACAAATAGAACACTGATATGGGAAACATGCATTAGAACAACAAACTGGAAGGATAATGGGACACGGAAGCAGCTAAACTTCTTCACACAGCCATCCAGTTTAGTTAAATAATTTTAATGGCAAATTTAGAATTTGCTTAGTGAGCACCTGGAGAGATGGACCTGCATACCAGAGAAAAAACTGCAGCAAGTTTCAACTCCGTTTGTATATCTTTAAACAACTTTTCACTTGACTCATTCAGATATCAAGTCCTAGAAACTAACTTCTCATAAGAGAAACAGCCAATAAAGATGTAATGCACTTGTAATCCTATTGATATAAAGCATTGTAATGAATTCTAAACCTCTCCTCCATTTTGAGAAAATGAAAGCATTTCTTAATACGTAAGCTACATTACAATACAACCAATGTAGGTAAATTATATAGTACCTGAAAAGGACAAGGAACTAGGATTCCAAAGAGATCCTCTTTTAAATCCTTTGCATTCAATAAATATAGAGCATTCTTTAATCCACAGGAAGCAAAATATGTCTCCGCTTCTTTCTCAAGTGAATAACCTTGGTATCCATTAACAAGAGGATCACTTATCTGCCAGAGAGGTCAATCATGCATCATAGCATAACAGGAAACCCAGGTTACTATTGTTTAGAATGCAGCATGAATTGATACATAGGTAACAGTTATCTGGCATTGTAGCTTAATAGCAAACAAGCATCACTCGAGAAACAGAACTTGATAAACCATTTAAACAAAGAATATATGTCAATAACCACATGAAACCACTTGAACAGAGCAACATACATCCATGTCCACATAGAACAATTTTTGTACAAAATCTTCATAAAGATGTACAACAGTTTATATGCAATTGGTCTTCAATgatacaaagaaagaaagaagaatctcCATCAAACAATGTTGGTGATTACAACATTAGAATTTAATATGCATGTAATTACCTAGTTGAGCATAACTTCAATCACAATTTAAAAATCtgattttacttttataacataataaaatgcaaacgtgCAAAAACAAATCATCTAAACAAAATTTACAAGCTCTCAATGTTGGATAATATACTTTTTACAAGCTAGAACATTGGTCCAAAATGGGTAAAGATCAGGCcaatgttaggatccttttattttctgagcttttgaataatatttattgaatttgtttagttcagttaaagccggatagagatttatttaatatttatttattattaaaagtccaagtcctgatggactctaggtggaactctataaatagtgatgtaactgtTCCTTTTCGgtagacaatgaaatattattcagtctttgaCTAATcccaggaggccaatcccctcgaagtgatcatcccttttatcttctttcttctacgataaaaccCTAGAATCTTATCAGCCAATTTAGAGCCATATATATAAGGCAGAAACCATAGCTACAAAGCAATTTAAATcattttaaaaaacataaaagcaaaaaaaaaagattaggtgGAAAATTCTAGACATGATTTGAGAAGAAAAAAGCCAAACAATGAGAATGAAGAAGTCAGCAAAGACATTACAGCATGCTTTTGTCAACTTTGAAATGCACTGGTCATTTAGACAGGCAAAGAAGAATGATTCCTCCTTAAATGGGCTGATCACTCTGGCATCATAAATGCAGTGATTCATCTCAAACACCTATCAGAAATAATGTCACCACAAGAATATGAAAGTTGTAGATAAGTTGAAGATACATCATTAGAAGATATCCAAGAAAAGATTCCTATATAGACAGTGGTAATGAGTTGACTTGAATAACttattttaaagaaaaagaaattcacATAGCTATGCATATTACGAAGGAGCTAACTTGAGATTGACAGTCACTTAAACTCAGGTAGGGACCAACATGATTCCCTTTCCTAACATCATATAAAGCATCTCCTTTTTCCTCGATCAATTCTTGGCGATTTACATTCAGAGATGGCGAAGAATGTGCATGCCCAGTAGAGAAGAAGCGGAAATATTGTCCAGTTGACTTGAAATTTATTCTGAGCAATTTAGTTCCAGCTATCCAGCCAGACAATGAACTCATGATGACATAACCTgttatgattggttgttcagttcAAGGATTGTGCTTCCTACATAGTTTAAATGGGAAAATTTATTAGAACCAACATATAAGCAAGCTATACAACAATCATAAATACTGACCAAACAAATTGTGTTTTGTGTGTACATTTTAATAATGTTGAGTTTCATCAGCATGATAGAAAGCAAAATATTTTCCTAAAGGCTCATTCGAAAAGGATGAAATAAATAAgttttatacaaaaaaaaaaaaatctatagatGTTGCACAGCTTAATGGTGGAAAAAGATTCATGTAACAGACCCCATAAACTTAGGATTTCCAATTGTCATGTTATTTTGCTAGATACTCTAAATTACACAGATCTATTTTATCTAATCAAGCTTATCAGTAACATAACTTTTCAATTTTCTAATCCTAGTCTACTTATCCTAGTTGGCAATTGCATGATTGTTATATATAACTAAAGATCTAAACCATATATATTTCCaatattgcttttcttcaacaatAATTTCACGTTGTTAGATTATTATATTTCTATCAACCTTGGtaactataacataatataatgTAATAAGTCTAAAGGGATAGCTGCCATATCATTTCTTCCCATGTTTGTCTCCATATACCATTTCATAATTTCCTCACTCGACTTGTATTGGCCATCAAAATCGTCTCCTATTACTAACACATTGTGGTAATTTCTGAAGATATCCATCCACAATTTTTAGCACACATGGTGGCTAATCTTGCTTGACGAGTATTTATATATCTTTCTCTTAGTACTAGTTTCATTATTATCATGATATCACCGTAAACTCTCTTATAATTCTTAACAGTTTATCTACTACATGCTAATTTTATTTCCAGTATTGTTCCAAGGTAAACAATGTTGACtttgtatttattttttcatCATACCTCGGCATTTACCATTCCTTAGCATTTATCTTTGCTTGCAATCCTATATTACTATCCTTCTCCACACCAAATCAAGATGTGAGAACCGAAGGTCAATTGTGAATATATATAGACAGTAATACAAATTGTCATTTCCAAGCATACTGAGATCAGGAAGAAACAATACATTACATTCTATTTAATGGCGCTGTTTCTATAAAACAACTGAGAACCAAAGTACAAAGAGATTGGCTGCAGCTCTGCAAATTTCAGAAATCAATCATACACTAGGCAGCAGAAAAATAAAGTGACTCCTCAGATGAAATACTGGATGATGAATATTAGAATGAGGAGGAACAAAAGCAAATATTTACTCCTCACAACCTAAATTTAATGAACAAAATGGCTCACGCGTACACTAATCACTTTCTATGCAActtaacatgatttttttaaaagtttAATCTCATAAAGCAAGAAATTtctgtttatttttttcttaactttgaaatAGGATCTACAAGAACAATGGCATGGTGTTAATGAACATAAAGCGTTTTTAGATAAACTTGACTCTATATTTTTTGACTTTGTGGCTTCATTATTGTGAGTTTTCCTAGTTGTTTCTTGAACATGTACCACATAATGAAgccataataataattttagttaGTTATTATGTCTAAATCTCAACACATAACTACACATGGAgtcataattttatatttacaatATTAGCCTTTTGCATGCCTTAGTTCTTACAATGAAGATACTAAATAATCTTAGCTGAATCAACATAAGATAACACATAACAATAAAATTGAAACATGCTTTTATCAGAATTACatttatatatgtgtgtatatattatttatatagtaGCCTAAGCAATGTAAGATTTGTGTAAAGCCTAGGAAGTAATCCAAACAACGAaccgattgttgtaaaacaataatTTATTCCTAGATTAACCTAGTCAAACAAATAGTAAAAATGGATCTGAAAAATGTTGATTGGCTCCAAAACCGAgtttgtttgatatcatgatgcaCACACCACACATTATTATtaacaacataatctccacacgtCACAAAGTATTTTAACAACAAACATCATAAACACTACAATATACCAAATTTGATTGTTATCCTAAGATCTCTCAGATGCCCATTGTAGGTTAGCTAGTTTAAGAAGAACACTAAACAGCCAATGTTCTCCAGATAATCAAGAATAGTATCCATGTTTATAAAAAGTGTTCAAAAATGGTCAAAAGAGCAGATATATTTGCAGCAgaggcagtagcagcagcagcagcacactCTTTCATGCGTTAAAGCCATGGCCATAAACAAATTGCATTTCAGTGGCCTTCACTGATACCCAGcattatattgatttttttttttttcagctgaAGAAGTT
Coding sequences:
- the LOC103998268 gene encoding uncharacterized protein LOC103998268 isoform X1, yielding MSSLSGWIAGTKLLRINFKSTGQYFRFFSTGHAHSSPSLNVNRQELIEEKGDALYDVRKGNHVGPYLSLSDCQSQVSSFISDPLVNGYQGYSLEKEAETYFASCGLKNALYLLNAKDLKEDLFGILVPCPFQEPTVASPIADLPEKISVTTDEPVKKHLKLEYSSQQKQPSDNSMSCTLEFDGAPAGKASKGGAGVILRTEDGSVISRLREGLGAVTNDTADYRALILGLRHALKKGFKQIHVLGDSQLVCMQVQGSSKAKNKNLVDLCEEAKALKEMFVSFSISHIKKAMNSDAGSQAALAIDLPVGEVHEESSETC
- the LOC103998268 gene encoding uncharacterized protein LOC103998268 isoform X4, with amino-acid sequence MSSLSGWIAGTKLLRINFKSTGQYFRFFSTGHAHSSPSLNVNRQELIEEKGDALYDVRKGNHISDPLVNGYQGYSLEKEAETYFASCGLKNALYLLNAKDLKEDLFGILVPCPFQEPTVASPIADLPEKISVTTDEPVKKHLKLEYSSQQKQPSDNSMSCTLEFDGAPAGKASKGGAGVILRTEDGSVISRLREGLGAVTNDTADYRALILGLRHALKKGFKQIHVLGDSQLVCMQVQGSSKAKNKNLVDLCEEAKALKEMFVSFSISHIKKAMNSDAGSQAALAIDLPVGEVHEESSETC
- the LOC103998268 gene encoding uncharacterized protein LOC103998268 isoform X3 — translated: MSSLSGWIAGTKLLRINFKSTGQYFRFFSTGHAHSSPSLNVNRQELIEEKGDALYDVRKGNHVGPYLSLSDCQSQISDPLVNGYQGYSLEKEAETYFASCGLKNALYLLNAKDLKEDLFGILVPCPFQEPTVASPIADLPEKISVTTDEPVKKHLKLEYSSQQKQPSDNSMSCTLEFDGAPAGKASKGGAGVILRTEDGSVISRLREGLGAVTNDTADYRALILGLRHALKKGFKQIHVLGDSQLVCMQVQGSSKAKNKNLVDLCEEAKALKEMFVSFSISHIKKAMNSDAGSQAALAIDLPVGEVHEESSETC
- the LOC103998268 gene encoding uncharacterized protein LOC103998268 isoform X2; the encoded protein is MSSLSGWIAGTKLLRINFKSTGQYFRFFSTGHAHSSPSLNVNRQELIEEKGDALYDVRKGNHVGPYLSLSDCQSQVSSFISDPLVNGYQGYSLEKEAETYFASCGLKNALYLLNAKDLKEDLFGILVPCPFQEPTVASPIADLPEKISVTTDEPVKKHLKLEYSSQQKQPSDNSMSCTLEFDGAPAGKASKGGAGVILRTEDGSVISRLREGLGAVTNDTADYRALILGLRHALKKGFKQIHVLGDSQLVCMQVQGSSKAKNKNLVDLCEEAKALKEMFVSFSISHIKKLVKSMRSLVRLANHDAEDSCFFECSLQ